In Bacillus sp. DX3.1, the following proteins share a genomic window:
- a CDS encoding TlyA family RNA methyltransferase, with translation MSVKKERVDVLLVERGLIETREKAKRAVMAGLVYANEMRLDKPGEKIPQDTPITVKGQVMPYVSRGGYKLEKALETFHLDLQDKIMLDIGSSTGGFTDCALQNGAKLSYALDVGYNQLAWKLRQDERVVVMERTNFRYVTPADLERGLPQFASIDVSFISLKLILPVLKTILTPNGDVAALIKPQFEAGREQVGKKGIVRDRKVHEAVVEMIARFAVQEGYDVENLTFSPITGGDGNIEFLIHLKWHGERENGENHSPMSVEQIVTEAHTALKQKGKEE, from the coding sequence ATGAGTGTAAAAAAAGAAAGAGTAGACGTACTATTAGTAGAACGAGGGCTTATAGAAACGCGTGAAAAGGCAAAGCGTGCTGTTATGGCAGGGCTTGTATATGCAAATGAAATGAGACTCGATAAGCCAGGGGAAAAAATTCCGCAAGATACGCCAATTACGGTAAAAGGACAAGTGATGCCGTATGTGAGCAGAGGCGGTTATAAACTAGAAAAGGCATTAGAGACATTCCATCTTGATCTCCAAGATAAAATCATGTTAGATATTGGTTCATCAACTGGTGGCTTTACCGATTGTGCTTTGCAAAATGGAGCAAAGCTGTCCTATGCTTTAGATGTAGGATACAATCAACTTGCATGGAAGCTTCGGCAAGATGAGCGTGTCGTTGTTATGGAACGAACGAATTTCCGCTATGTAACACCGGCTGATTTAGAGCGAGGATTGCCGCAGTTTGCTAGCATTGATGTTTCATTCATATCATTAAAATTAATTCTTCCTGTTTTAAAAACAATCCTTACTCCAAATGGTGATGTTGCAGCATTAATTAAGCCGCAGTTTGAAGCAGGACGAGAACAGGTTGGGAAGAAGGGAATTGTCCGCGATCGTAAAGTACACGAAGCGGTCGTAGAGATGATTGCCCGATTTGCAGTGCAAGAAGGATATGATGTTGAAAACTTAACATTCTCTCCGATTACAGGTGGAGATGGCAATATTGAGTTTTTAATTCATTTAAAATGGCACGGAGAACGCGAGAACGGTGAGAATCACTCTCCGATGTCTGTAGAGCAAATTGTAACAGAAGCTCATACGGCCTTAAAACAAAAAGGAAAAGAGGAATAA
- the dxs gene encoding 1-deoxy-D-xylulose-5-phosphate synthase yields the protein MDLTQIQDPSFLKDMSISELEALSEDIRKFLIEELSQTGGHIAPNLGVVELTIALHKVFDSPKDKFLWDVGHQSYVHKILTGRAKEFGTLRQYKGLCGFPKRCESEHDVWETGHSSTSLSAAMGMALARDLKKSKEYVVPVIGDGALTGGMALEALNHIGHEKTDMTVILNDNEMSIAPNVGALHNVLGRLRTAGKYQWVKDELEYLLKKIPAVGGKVAATAERVKDSLKYLLVSGVFFEELGFTYLGPVDGHNYENLFETLQYAKKTKGPVLVHVITKKGKGYKPAESDVIGTWHGTGAYKIESGDFVKPKEVAPAWSSVVSETVRKLARTDERIVAITPAMPVGSKLEKFHQEFPNRMIDVGIAEQHATTMAAGMATQGMKPFLAIYSTFLQRAYDQVVHDICRQNLNVFIGIDRAGLVGADGETHQGVFDIAFLRHLPNMVLMMPKDENEGQHLVYTALQYEDGPIALRYPRGNGLGVPMDEELKAIPIGTWETLKEGTQAAILTFGTTIPMAMEAAERLEKAGVSVKVVNARFIKPMDETYLHELLGKNMPILTIEEACLIGGFGTGVVEFASEHGYHQALIERMGIPDHFIEHGSVSKLLEEIGLTTEAVVDRIHTMIPSKQKRA from the coding sequence GTGGATCTAACGCAAATTCAAGACCCTAGTTTTTTGAAAGATATGTCTATCAGTGAACTAGAGGCATTGAGTGAGGATATTCGTAAGTTTTTAATTGAAGAGCTCTCTCAAACAGGTGGACATATTGCTCCTAACTTAGGTGTAGTAGAACTCACAATTGCTTTGCATAAAGTATTTGATAGTCCGAAAGACAAATTTTTATGGGATGTAGGACATCAATCCTATGTGCATAAAATTTTAACAGGGCGTGCAAAGGAGTTTGGCACATTAAGACAATATAAAGGTCTGTGTGGTTTTCCAAAACGTTGCGAGAGTGAACATGACGTATGGGAAACCGGTCATAGTTCGACTTCATTATCTGCTGCAATGGGAATGGCACTAGCACGTGATTTGAAGAAATCGAAAGAGTATGTTGTACCAGTTATTGGAGATGGTGCATTAACAGGTGGAATGGCCTTAGAAGCACTCAACCATATTGGACACGAAAAAACAGATATGACGGTTATCTTAAATGACAATGAAATGTCGATTGCTCCGAATGTTGGTGCCCTTCATAATGTTCTTGGACGCTTACGTACTGCTGGCAAATACCAGTGGGTAAAAGATGAACTTGAGTATTTACTGAAGAAAATCCCAGCAGTGGGTGGAAAAGTTGCAGCAACTGCTGAGAGAGTAAAAGATAGTTTGAAATATTTACTTGTATCAGGCGTCTTTTTTGAAGAGTTAGGATTTACGTATTTAGGTCCTGTTGATGGTCATAATTACGAAAATTTATTTGAAACACTTCAATATGCAAAGAAAACAAAAGGTCCAGTACTTGTCCATGTTATTACGAAAAAAGGAAAAGGGTATAAACCGGCCGAAAGTGATGTTATCGGAACTTGGCATGGAACAGGAGCATACAAAATAGAATCTGGTGATTTTGTAAAACCGAAAGAAGTTGCACCAGCTTGGAGTTCTGTTGTAAGTGAAACTGTCCGTAAGCTTGCAAGAACTGATGAGCGTATTGTTGCGATTACACCGGCAATGCCAGTAGGCTCTAAGCTTGAAAAATTTCATCAAGAATTTCCAAATCGTATGATTGATGTAGGAATTGCTGAGCAGCATGCAACAACAATGGCTGCTGGAATGGCAACACAAGGAATGAAGCCTTTCTTAGCAATTTATTCAACGTTTTTACAAAGAGCATACGATCAAGTTGTACATGATATATGTCGACAAAATTTAAATGTCTTTATTGGAATTGATCGTGCTGGATTAGTTGGAGCGGATGGTGAAACGCATCAAGGCGTATTTGATATTGCGTTTTTACGTCATTTGCCGAATATGGTACTCATGATGCCGAAAGACGAAAATGAAGGTCAACACCTAGTGTATACAGCGTTGCAATATGAGGATGGTCCAATTGCACTACGCTATCCGCGTGGGAATGGTCTTGGAGTCCCGATGGATGAAGAGCTAAAGGCTATTCCAATTGGGACATGGGAGACGCTCAAAGAAGGTACACAAGCGGCAATTTTAACATTTGGTACAACAATTCCGATGGCAATGGAAGCGGCAGAGCGTCTTGAAAAAGCTGGAGTTTCTGTGAAAGTAGTGAATGCACGTTTTATTAAACCGATGGATGAAACGTATTTACATGAGCTACTTGGCAAAAATATGCCAATTTTAACAATTGAAGAAGCCTGCTTAATCGGTGGATTTGGAACAGGTGTAGTAGAATTTGCTTCAGAGCATGGTTATCATCAAGCTTTAATTGAACGAATGGGTATTCCAGATCATTTTATTGAACATGGTAGTGTTTCCAAACTATTAGAAGAAATTGGTTTAACGACAGAGGCTGTTGTGGACCGTATTCATACAATGATTCCATCAAAACAAAAAAGGGCGTAA
- a CDS encoding polyprenyl synthetase family protein has protein sequence MAYVAFDAFVKESKTFVEEQLVRYANQLQCPNVLREAMAYSLEAGGKRLRPLLLFATLQAFGKERELGIGAACALEMIHTYSLIHDDLPCMDDDDLRRGKPTNHKIFGEAMAVLAGDGLLTYAFQIVTEYDHPEISAQTKLRLALELAKAAGPEGMVAGQVADMEAERKQLTLEELEYVHKHKTGRLLEFAVLAGALLAGATVEQEKNLLTFAKYIGLAFQIRDDILDVEGTEEEIGKPIGSDVSNEKSTYTTLFTVDEAKRILEETIAKAKDAIASLQLQDEYLLSICDLIAKRNN, from the coding sequence GTGGCATATGTAGCTTTTGATGCTTTTGTGAAAGAGAGTAAGACTTTCGTAGAAGAACAGCTTGTACGCTATGCAAATCAATTACAATGTCCAAATGTGCTTCGCGAAGCGATGGCATATTCATTGGAAGCGGGCGGGAAGCGTCTCCGTCCGTTACTTTTATTTGCAACGTTGCAAGCGTTTGGGAAAGAAAGAGAACTTGGAATTGGAGCGGCTTGTGCTCTTGAAATGATTCATACGTATTCATTAATTCATGACGATTTGCCATGCATGGATGATGATGATTTAAGACGAGGAAAGCCGACAAACCATAAAATATTTGGTGAAGCGATGGCTGTTTTAGCTGGTGATGGATTACTAACATATGCCTTTCAAATTGTGACAGAGTATGACCACCCAGAAATCTCTGCCCAAACAAAGCTAAGGCTTGCACTGGAGCTTGCAAAAGCAGCAGGACCGGAAGGGATGGTTGCAGGGCAAGTGGCAGATATGGAAGCGGAAAGAAAACAGCTTACGCTTGAAGAATTAGAATATGTTCATAAGCATAAAACGGGGCGGTTATTAGAATTTGCTGTATTGGCAGGAGCGTTGCTTGCAGGAGCTACAGTAGAACAAGAAAAAAATTTGCTTACATTTGCAAAATACATTGGACTTGCCTTTCAAATTCGAGATGATATTTTAGATGTAGAAGGAACAGAAGAAGAGATTGGAAAGCCAATTGGTAGTGATGTCTCAAATGAAAAAAGTACATATACAACGTTATTTACTGTAGATGAGGCAAAACGCATTTTAGAAGAAACGATTGCCAAAGCAAAAGATGCAATTGCATCTTTACAATTACAAGACGAATATTTACTATCTATTTGTGATTTAATTGCAAAGCGCAATAACTAG
- the xseB gene encoding exodeoxyribonuclease VII small subunit: protein MENKLSFEEAISQLEHLVSKLEQGDVPLEEAISYFKEGMELSKLCDEKLKDVQEQMAVILGEDGELRPFTALGDEA from the coding sequence ATGGAAAATAAATTAAGCTTTGAAGAAGCGATCTCGCAGCTTGAACATCTCGTTTCTAAGCTTGAACAAGGCGATGTTCCTTTAGAAGAAGCGATTTCCTACTTTAAAGAAGGTATGGAATTGTCTAAGCTATGTGATGAGAAGTTGAAAGATGTACAAGAACAAATGGCAGTTATACTTGGAGAGGATGGAGAACTCCGACCATTTACTGCTTTAGGAGATGAAGCATAG
- the xseA gene encoding exodeoxyribonuclease VII large subunit → MEKQYLTVTALTRYMKTKIEYDPHLQSVWLKGEISNFKFHSRGHMYFTLKDENARIAVVMFAGHNRNIKFRPEDGMKVLVKGKISVYEASGSYQIYVQDMQPDGVGNLHLAYEQLKVRLEEEGLFSRVYKQPMPAYAKTIGVITSPTGAAIRDIITTITRRYPIGNVIVFPVLVQGESAAPSIVQAIRKANVMNDIDVLIVGRGGGSIEELWAFNEEMVARAIFASKIPIISAVGHETDFTIADFVADLRAPTPTAAAELAVPNVLELEEKVLQRTLRLQRATRETLHKKQERLQVLQKSYAFRYPRQLYEQKEQQLDRTLEQLILAKERYVEKKVNQLQQFSFYLEKHHPSQKIAQTKTAIEALQKQLQREMQTVLQTKEFTFVRAAQKLEALSPLKVMMRGYGLVYSEKKQVLKSVNDVGVGDAISVQLQDGVLDCNVRSIEERDLNNGK, encoded by the coding sequence ATGGAAAAGCAATATTTAACCGTTACAGCATTAACACGCTATATGAAAACAAAAATAGAGTACGACCCGCATCTGCAGTCTGTTTGGTTAAAAGGAGAAATTTCAAATTTTAAATTTCATAGCCGTGGTCATATGTATTTCACATTAAAGGATGAAAATGCAAGAATTGCGGTGGTTATGTTTGCGGGTCATAATCGCAATATCAAGTTTAGACCAGAAGATGGAATGAAGGTACTTGTAAAAGGGAAAATTTCTGTCTATGAAGCAAGTGGTTCATACCAAATTTATGTTCAGGACATGCAGCCTGATGGTGTTGGTAATCTTCACCTAGCTTATGAGCAATTAAAGGTTCGCCTGGAGGAAGAAGGTTTGTTTTCCCGCGTTTATAAACAGCCGATGCCAGCGTATGCAAAAACAATTGGTGTCATTACATCACCAACAGGAGCAGCAATTCGAGATATTATAACGACGATTACACGCCGTTATCCGATTGGAAATGTCATTGTATTTCCGGTACTTGTACAAGGGGAGTCTGCGGCTCCCTCGATTGTACAAGCGATTCGAAAAGCAAATGTGATGAATGATATAGATGTACTCATTGTTGGACGTGGCGGTGGTTCTATTGAAGAGCTGTGGGCTTTTAATGAAGAAATGGTTGCACGAGCGATTTTTGCAAGCAAAATCCCAATTATTTCAGCGGTTGGACATGAAACTGATTTTACAATTGCTGATTTTGTTGCGGATTTACGTGCACCAACCCCAACAGCAGCAGCAGAACTTGCAGTCCCGAATGTACTTGAATTAGAGGAGAAAGTGCTGCAACGTACACTTCGTTTACAAAGAGCAACAAGAGAGACGTTACATAAAAAACAAGAACGACTACAAGTACTGCAAAAATCGTATGCGTTTCGCTATCCAAGGCAGCTGTATGAGCAAAAGGAACAGCAGCTAGATCGAACGCTTGAGCAGCTTATATTAGCAAAAGAACGTTATGTAGAGAAAAAGGTAAATCAATTGCAGCAATTCTCATTTTATTTAGAAAAACATCATCCTTCTCAAAAGATTGCGCAAACAAAGACGGCGATTGAAGCACTGCAAAAGCAATTGCAACGTGAAATGCAAACAGTGCTGCAAACGAAAGAGTTTACGTTTGTGAGAGCAGCGCAAAAACTAGAAGCGTTAAGTCCACTTAAAGTGATGATGAGAGGGTATGGGCTTGTATATAGTGAGAAAAAGCAAGTTTTAAAAAGTGTGAACGATGTCGGTGTTGGTGATGCTATTTCAGTACAATTACAAGATGGGGTACTAGATTGTAACGTACGGAGTATAGAGGAGCGTGATTTGAACAATGGAAAATAA
- the folD gene encoding bifunctional methylenetetrahydrofolate dehydrogenase/methenyltetrahydrofolate cyclohydrolase FolD: MVAVIIKGNEVAEKKRVQLKEEVVKLKEQGIVPGLAVILVGEDPASHSYVKGKEKGCEQVGIYSELIEFPDTITEERLLAEIDRLNEDDRINGILVQLPLPKHIEEKAIIERISPEKDVDGFHPISVGRMMTGQDTFLPCTPHGIVELVKETNLDISGKHVVVIGRSNIVGKPVGQLFLNENATVTYCHSKTKNIKELSKLADILIVAVGRAKMVTADYIKEGAVVIDVGVNRLDTGKLCGDVDFENVLDVAGYITPVPKGVGPMTITMLLHNTVESAKRAGVVCK; the protein is encoded by the coding sequence ATGGTAGCAGTAATCATCAAAGGAAATGAAGTTGCGGAGAAAAAGCGAGTACAACTAAAAGAAGAAGTTGTGAAGTTGAAAGAACAAGGAATTGTACCAGGACTAGCAGTTATTTTAGTTGGAGAAGATCCAGCTTCTCATTCCTATGTAAAAGGGAAAGAAAAGGGTTGTGAACAAGTTGGAATTTATTCAGAGCTAATTGAGTTTCCAGATACAATTACAGAGGAGCGTTTGCTAGCTGAGATTGATCGCTTAAATGAAGATGACCGTATTAATGGTATATTAGTGCAATTACCTTTACCGAAACATATTGAAGAGAAAGCTATCATTGAAAGAATTTCGCCTGAGAAGGATGTAGATGGTTTCCATCCAATTAGCGTTGGTCGTATGATGACAGGGCAAGATACGTTTCTACCATGTACACCACATGGTATTGTGGAGTTAGTAAAAGAGACAAATCTTGATATTTCAGGAAAACACGTTGTTGTAATTGGAAGAAGTAATATTGTAGGGAAACCAGTTGGTCAGCTATTTTTAAATGAAAATGCGACTGTAACATATTGCCATTCTAAAACAAAAAATATAAAAGAATTATCAAAGCTAGCTGACATTTTAATTGTGGCAGTTGGAAGAGCGAAGATGGTAACGGCTGATTATATAAAAGAAGGCGCAGTCGTAATTGACGTTGGTGTCAACCGTTTGGATACAGGGAAATTATGTGGCGATGTTGACTTTGAGAATGTCCTGGATGTAGCAGGTTATATTACACCTGTTCCAAAAGGAGTCGGTCCAATGACGATTACAATGTTGCTTCATAATACAGTAGAATCTGCAAAACGCGCAGGTGTTGTTTGTAAATAA
- the nusB gene encoding transcription antitermination factor NusB, producing MKRRTARERAMQALYQMDITGELDPKVAVENTLEEGEETNEFLESLVFGCVEQKETIDESIRQNLKKWKLERISIVDRSILRLAVYEMKYMEEIPHNVTINEAIEVAKTYGDEESRRFINGVLSNIKDTL from the coding sequence ATGAAACGTAGGACGGCTAGAGAAAGAGCCATGCAAGCATTATATCAAATGGATATTACCGGAGAATTAGATCCGAAAGTAGCGGTGGAAAACACGCTAGAAGAAGGCGAAGAAACAAATGAGTTTTTAGAATCACTTGTCTTTGGTTGCGTAGAACAAAAAGAGACAATTGATGAATCTATTCGTCAAAATTTAAAAAAGTGGAAATTAGAACGTATTAGTATTGTGGATCGCAGTATTTTACGTCTAGCTGTGTATGAAATGAAGTACATGGAAGAGATTCCACACAATGTAACAATTAACGAAGCGATTGAAGTGGCAAAAACATATGGGGATGAGGAATCTCGTCGTTTTATTAACGGCGTTTTATCTAATATAAAAGATACACTGTAA
- a CDS encoding Asp23/Gls24 family envelope stress response protein yields the protein MTEHMLDMGQDTTLGKVEIAPEVIEVIAGIAAVEVDGVAAMRGNFATDVVEKLGKKNHGKGVKVELVNDDIIVDVYVLMYFGVAIPVVAQKIQDNIRQALFTMTGLEPKEVNVHIVGVTFETQKTEIEPM from the coding sequence ATGACTGAACATATGTTAGATATGGGTCAAGATACAACTCTTGGAAAAGTAGAAATTGCACCAGAAGTAATTGAAGTAATTGCAGGCATCGCTGCTGTTGAAGTAGATGGTGTAGCGGCAATGCGTGGCAACTTTGCTACAGATGTTGTTGAGAAGTTAGGAAAGAAAAATCATGGTAAAGGCGTGAAGGTTGAATTAGTAAACGACGACATTATCGTTGATGTTTATGTTCTCATGTATTTTGGTGTAGCAATTCCAGTTGTTGCACAAAAAATTCAAGATAACATTCGCCAAGCGCTCTTTACAATGACAGGTCTTGAGCCAAAAGAAGTGAACGTTCACATCGTTGGCGTAACATTCGAAACGCAAAAAACAGAAATCGAGCCAATGTAA
- the accC gene encoding acetyl-CoA carboxylase biotin carboxylase subunit, with the protein MIKKVLIANRGEIAVRIIRACKEMDIETVAIYSEADKESLHVQIADEAYCVGPTMSKESYLNLTNIISVAKLTGCDAIHPGYGFLAENADFAELCRECNLIFIGPSPEAISKMGTKDVARDTMKEAGVPIVPGSQGIIKNTEEAIELANKIEYPVIIKATAGGGGKGIRVARSEEELVKGIQITQQEASTAFGNPGVYLEKYVEDFRHVEIQVMADTHGNVIHLGERDCTIQRRLQKLLEESPSPALDAGIRQQMGEAAVKAAAAVDYTGAGTVEFIYEYKTKSFYFMEMNTRIQVEHPVTELVTGVDLIKEQIRVASGEKLSLQQEEVQFNGWAIECRINAENPAKNFMPSPGKVEMYLPPGGFGIRVDSAVYPGYSIPPYYDSMIAKLIVHGKTREEAIAKMKRALSEFVIEGVHTTIPFHLQLLDHPDFIKGEFNTKFLEEHELVTQ; encoded by the coding sequence ATGATAAAAAAAGTATTGATAGCGAATCGTGGGGAAATTGCTGTACGAATTATTCGAGCTTGTAAAGAGATGGATATCGAAACAGTTGCAATTTATTCAGAAGCAGATAAAGAATCGCTTCATGTGCAGATCGCAGATGAGGCATATTGCGTTGGACCAACGATGTCAAAAGAAAGTTATTTAAATTTAACGAATATTATTAGCGTTGCAAAACTAACAGGCTGTGATGCGATTCATCCTGGTTATGGATTTTTAGCAGAAAATGCTGATTTTGCAGAACTATGTCGTGAGTGTAACTTGATTTTTATCGGACCAAGTCCAGAAGCAATTTCAAAAATGGGTACAAAAGACGTTGCCCGTGATACAATGAAAGAAGCAGGGGTTCCAATTGTTCCGGGATCACAAGGGATTATAAAAAACACAGAAGAAGCGATAGAACTTGCAAATAAGATTGAATATCCTGTTATTATTAAAGCGACTGCAGGCGGCGGTGGAAAAGGAATTCGTGTTGCACGCAGTGAAGAAGAGCTTGTAAAAGGGATTCAAATTACACAGCAAGAAGCTAGTACCGCTTTTGGAAACCCTGGTGTATACTTAGAAAAGTATGTAGAAGATTTCCGCCATGTTGAGATTCAAGTAATGGCAGATACACATGGCAATGTCATTCATTTAGGAGAGCGTGATTGTACAATTCAGCGCCGTTTGCAAAAACTATTAGAAGAAAGTCCTTCTCCAGCTCTTGATGCTGGTATTCGTCAGCAAATGGGTGAAGCGGCAGTGAAAGCAGCGGCAGCGGTTGATTATACAGGTGCTGGTACGGTTGAGTTTATTTATGAATATAAAACGAAAAGCTTTTACTTTATGGAAATGAACACACGAATTCAAGTAGAACATCCCGTTACAGAGCTAGTAACTGGAGTAGATTTAATTAAAGAACAAATTCGCGTCGCTTCCGGAGAAAAGCTATCGTTACAGCAAGAAGAAGTACAATTTAACGGCTGGGCAATTGAATGTCGAATTAATGCGGAAAACCCTGCCAAAAACTTTATGCCATCTCCAGGTAAGGTAGAAATGTATTTACCACCAGGAGGATTTGGTATTCGCGTCGATTCAGCTGTTTATCCTGGTTATTCCATTCCACCTTATTATGATTCAATGATTGCGAAATTAATTGTTCACGGGAAAACACGTGAAGAAGCAATTGCAAAAATGAAGCGAGCACTTAGTGAATTTGTCATAGAAGGCGTACATACGACAATCCCGTTCCATTTGCAATTGCTAGATCATCCTGATTTTATAAAAGGGGAATTTAATACGAAATTTTTGGAAGAGCATGAACTTGTGACGCAGTGA
- the accB gene encoding acetyl-CoA carboxylase biotin carboxyl carrier protein: MFKIQEVCELIKLIDSSNIDEFEYEKDGTTIKMKKRGNEVVSVQTASVTKQPIQTQTVELETAVAPAQVETPKQEEKQVVQAENLHKITSPMVGTFYASSSPDTSAYVSVGDRVSKESIVCIIEAMKLFNEIDADIEGEIVEILVNNGQLVEYGQPLFLVKA; encoded by the coding sequence ATGTTTAAAATTCAAGAAGTTTGTGAATTGATTAAGTTAATTGATAGTTCTAATATTGATGAATTTGAATACGAAAAAGATGGCACTACAATTAAAATGAAAAAACGCGGTAATGAAGTTGTTTCAGTGCAGACAGCTTCAGTAACGAAACAGCCTATACAAACACAAACGGTAGAATTGGAGACGGCAGTAGCTCCTGCACAGGTGGAAACACCGAAACAGGAGGAAAAACAAGTAGTTCAAGCTGAAAATTTACATAAAATTACGTCCCCAATGGTTGGAACATTCTATGCTTCTTCTTCGCCTGATACATCTGCATATGTAAGTGTTGGTGATCGTGTATCGAAAGAATCTATTGTGTGTATTATTGAAGCAATGAAGTTGTTTAATGAGATTGATGCAGATATTGAAGGGGAAATCGTTGAAATTCTTGTTAATAATGGACAACTTGTTGAGTATGGACAACCGCTATTTCTTGTAAAGGCGTAA
- a CDS encoding DNA recombination protein RecO has product MLWLILFIPAVIVWIIVLFIQLKYGKSNHHCHEPLIFYSQRISPFPTEKTEKQQAYDIKKSYRKR; this is encoded by the coding sequence ATGTTATGGCTTATCCTCTTCATACCAGCTGTTATTGTTTGGATTATTGTTCTTTTCATTCAGTTAAAATATGGAAAAAGCAACCATCATTGTCACGAGCCTTTGATCTTTTACTCTCAACGAATCTCTCCTTTTCCTACTGAAAAAACAGAAAAACAACAAGCATATGACATAAAAAAAAGCTATCGAAAACGATAG
- a CDS encoding SpoIIIAH-like family protein, giving the protein MLKKQTVWLLTMLSLVVVLSVYYVTAPEKLNQVTPTASDKLGQEKQGVEKEVTKETTTETPNKETDKKENGKKETSKKESNVTVQSSDDNFTAMRLKMDDQRSEAKEKLQEVMNSTKSSAEQISKAKEEFNALNDVAAKETLLETVIKSQGGYKDALVRADGSDIKVTVKAAKHSQKEANKIIQLVRSEEGLKDVGVKFDVAK; this is encoded by the coding sequence GTGTTAAAAAAACAAACGGTTTGGTTATTAACGATGCTGAGTTTAGTAGTTGTACTGTCTGTCTATTATGTAACAGCACCTGAGAAATTGAATCAAGTTACACCAACAGCGAGTGATAAGCTTGGGCAAGAAAAACAAGGTGTTGAAAAAGAAGTGACAAAAGAAACAACAACAGAAACTCCGAATAAAGAAACGGATAAAAAGGAAAATGGTAAAAAAGAAACAAGCAAAAAAGAAAGCAATGTAACAGTGCAGTCAAGCGATGATAACTTTACAGCAATGCGTTTGAAAATGGATGATCAACGTAGTGAAGCGAAAGAAAAGCTGCAAGAGGTCATGAATTCAACAAAATCTTCTGCTGAGCAAATTAGTAAGGCGAAAGAAGAGTTTAATGCTTTAAATGATGTAGCGGCAAAAGAAACATTACTCGAAACAGTAATTAAATCACAAGGCGGTTATAAAGATGCGCTTGTAAGAGCGGATGGAAGTGATATTAAAGTAACGGTAAAAGCAGCAAAACATTCACAGAAAGAAGCAAATAAAATTATTCAACTTGTTCGGAGTGAAGAAGGGTTAAAAGATGTAGGCGTTAAATTTGACGTAGCAAAGTAA
- the spoIIIAG gene encoding stage III sporulation protein AG, whose product MNNNNNDKFSFLRNFFKGNEKDDKDEKEKGKKVTPKFLLVLLILGMLLMFSSNLFQAKKEEVPVFKEKTGQESQKDVPTFGQKSSDNMSIVEKYEKAYEQELKTALENVTGVKDVSIEINLDSSEEKILEKNIVKRSQTTGETDKAGGKRQVEDESLDEKTVIIREGDKETPIILRTEKPKVRGVLVVAKGVDNLQVKGMVREAVTRMLDVPSHRVAVLPKKS is encoded by the coding sequence ATGAACAATAATAATAATGATAAGTTCTCATTTCTTCGCAACTTTTTTAAAGGAAACGAAAAAGATGACAAGGATGAAAAAGAGAAAGGGAAAAAGGTGACGCCGAAATTTTTGCTTGTCCTACTCATACTAGGAATGCTACTTATGTTTTCTAGCAATCTCTTTCAAGCGAAAAAAGAAGAAGTCCCTGTGTTCAAAGAGAAAACAGGACAAGAGTCACAGAAAGATGTACCAACCTTTGGACAAAAGAGTAGTGATAACATGTCTATCGTAGAAAAATATGAAAAAGCGTATGAACAAGAACTGAAAACAGCGCTAGAAAATGTTACGGGAGTAAAAGATGTGTCCATTGAAATTAATTTGGATTCATCTGAAGAAAAGATACTTGAAAAAAATATTGTGAAGCGATCACAAACCACTGGTGAAACCGATAAAGCAGGAGGCAAGCGGCAAGTGGAAGATGAATCGCTTGATGAAAAGACAGTAATTATTCGTGAAGGGGATAAAGAAACTCCAATTATATTACGAACAGAGAAACCGAAAGTACGAGGTGTTCTTGTCGTAGCGAAAGGAGTGGATAATCTACAAGTAAAAGGAATGGTGAGAGAAGCGGTAACGCGTATGCTCGATGTTCCGAGTCATCGCGTAGCAGTATTACCAAAAAAGAGTTAG